The following coding sequences lie in one Oncorhynchus gorbuscha isolate QuinsamMale2020 ecotype Even-year linkage group LG10, OgorEven_v1.0, whole genome shotgun sequence genomic window:
- the LOC124045980 gene encoding cysteine/serine-rich nuclear protein 2-like isoform X1 yields MEAVSSLSLKRRFEEVDSGSPYSTPKDSDDDISSSDSADSCDSLNPPSSTALTPTSILRRQKPSPGRKRVRFDVVTVYYFPRRQGFTSVPSQGGSSLGMARHHCSIRRYTLGEFVREQETSHRHALRQHLRQEKLNARKIKLTRNGTVQCAQADLLTLEDVSDDDLDVEGVEVDDCFFLQPLPTKRRRALLRASGIARIDAREKAELRTIRLSREECGCDCRFYCDPRHCGCSQAGIKCQVDRMSFPCGCSRDGCGNSAGRIEFNPLRVRTHYMHTIMKLDLEKRRLLGQKVGVGGEQYAESDLLASPSSTRPPSPEPDLSTGANGLDSELEREVQMVLEAQDLLTDQACLERENETAVLHLQSAEEQERMREEEEEEEAQRGRGGAGGLGEQALCLLPGALQGEMPGDTGVGVEGVPISLLQGPFPTGATLLCITENQEGDGEGDNPCGGLKDPASSLLYYQIGPMENETFHKSLPGQEEACVEREPGGGEQRGRDEHGGNTCGHGEGELSPPVALCSENGVGAKELPFSPQQSSLEGQCQEEACLATEGELYPPLPPEV; encoded by the exons ATGGAGGCAGTTTCGTCTCTCAGCCTCAAGCGAAGATTTGAGGAGGTGGACAGTGGCTCTCCCTACTCTACACCAAAGGACTCTGACGATGATATCTCCAGCAGTGACAGCGCTGACAGCTGTGATAGCCTCAACCCCCCCTCCAGCACTGCACTCACAC CAACCTCCATCCTAAGACGGCAAAAGCCCTCTCCAGGCCGGAAGCGGGTGCGGTTCGATGTGGTGACGGTGTACTACTTCCCCAGGCGGCAGGGCTTTACCAGCGTGCCCAGCCAGGGGGGCAGCTCCCTAGGCATGGCACGCCACCACTGCTCCATCCGCCGATACACACTGGGAGAGTTCGTCCGCGAGCAGGAGACCAGTCACCGCCACGCCCTGCGCCAACACCTCCGCCAGGAGAAGCTCAACGCTCGCAAGATAAAG CTGACGCGTAACGGTACGGTGCAGTGTGCCCAGGCTGACCTGCTGACCCTGGAGGACGTGTCAGACGACGACTTGGATGTAGAGGGTGTGGAGGTGGACGACTGCTTCTTCCTGCAGCCGCTTCCCACAAAGCGGCGTCGGGCACTGCTCAGGGCCTCCGGTATCGCCCGTATAGATGCCCGGGAGAAGGCTGAGCTACGGACCATCAGGCTGTCCAGGGAGGAGTGTGGCTGTGACTGCCGTTTCTACTGTGACCCCCGTCACTGTGGCTGCAGCCAGGCTGGCATCAAGTGCCAG GTGGACAGGATGTCTTTTCCCTGTGGCTGCTCTCGTGATGGCTGTGGGAACTCGGCAGGCCGCATCGAGTTCAACCCTCTCCGCGTGCGAACACACTACATGCACACCATCATGAAGCTGGACCTGGAGAAGAGGAGGCTGCTGGGGCAGAAGGTAGGGGTCGGGGGGGAACAGTATGCAGAGTCTGACCTGCTCGCCTCCCCTTCCTCCACCAGGCCTCCCTCCCCAGAACCTGACCTGTCCACAGGGGCCAATGGACTGGACtctgagttagagagagaggtccagatgGTCCTAGAGGCTCAGGACCTCCTGACTGACCAGGCCTGCCTCGAGCGTGAGAATGAGACCGCTGTGCTCCACCTGCAAAGtgcagaggagcaggagaggatgagggaggaagaggaggaggaggaggcacagCGGGGCAGGGGGGGAGCAGGCGGCCTGGGGGAGCAGGCTTTGTGCCTTCTGCCTGGGGCCTTGCAGGGGGAGATGCCTGGGGACACAGGGGTTGGGGTGGAGGGGGTCCCTATCTCCCTCCTCCAGGGCCCGTTCCCCACTGGGGCTACCCTGCTCTGCATCACAGAGAAccaggagggagatggggagggggacaaCCCCTGTGGTGGCCTGAAAGACCCGGCCTCCTCCCTGCTCTACTACCAGATAGGTCCCATGGAGAACGAGACGTTTCACAAGTCTCTGCCTGGGCAGGAGGAGGCGTGTGTAGAGCGAGAACCAGGGGGAGGAGAGCAGCGAGGGAGGGATGAGCATGGAGGTAATACCTGCGGGCATGGTGAGGGCGAGCTTTCGCCCCCGGTGGCTCTGTGCTCAGAGAATGGCGTGGGTGCTAAGGAGTTACCATTCAGCCCCCAGCAAAGCTCCTTAGAAGGGCAGTGTCAGGAGGAGGCCTGCctggccacagaaggagagttgtaccCACCACTGCCCCCTGAGGTTTAG
- the LOC124045980 gene encoding cysteine/serine-rich nuclear protein 2-like isoform X2, with protein MLLRLAVNDISGQATSILRRQKPSPGRKRVRFDVVTVYYFPRRQGFTSVPSQGGSSLGMARHHCSIRRYTLGEFVREQETSHRHALRQHLRQEKLNARKIKLTRNGTVQCAQADLLTLEDVSDDDLDVEGVEVDDCFFLQPLPTKRRRALLRASGIARIDAREKAELRTIRLSREECGCDCRFYCDPRHCGCSQAGIKCQVDRMSFPCGCSRDGCGNSAGRIEFNPLRVRTHYMHTIMKLDLEKRRLLGQKVGVGGEQYAESDLLASPSSTRPPSPEPDLSTGANGLDSELEREVQMVLEAQDLLTDQACLERENETAVLHLQSAEEQERMREEEEEEEAQRGRGGAGGLGEQALCLLPGALQGEMPGDTGVGVEGVPISLLQGPFPTGATLLCITENQEGDGEGDNPCGGLKDPASSLLYYQIGPMENETFHKSLPGQEEACVEREPGGGEQRGRDEHGGNTCGHGEGELSPPVALCSENGVGAKELPFSPQQSSLEGQCQEEACLATEGELYPPLPPEV; from the exons ATGCTGTTGAGGCTGGCGGTGAATGACATCAGCGGCCAAG CAACCTCCATCCTAAGACGGCAAAAGCCCTCTCCAGGCCGGAAGCGGGTGCGGTTCGATGTGGTGACGGTGTACTACTTCCCCAGGCGGCAGGGCTTTACCAGCGTGCCCAGCCAGGGGGGCAGCTCCCTAGGCATGGCACGCCACCACTGCTCCATCCGCCGATACACACTGGGAGAGTTCGTCCGCGAGCAGGAGACCAGTCACCGCCACGCCCTGCGCCAACACCTCCGCCAGGAGAAGCTCAACGCTCGCAAGATAAAG CTGACGCGTAACGGTACGGTGCAGTGTGCCCAGGCTGACCTGCTGACCCTGGAGGACGTGTCAGACGACGACTTGGATGTAGAGGGTGTGGAGGTGGACGACTGCTTCTTCCTGCAGCCGCTTCCCACAAAGCGGCGTCGGGCACTGCTCAGGGCCTCCGGTATCGCCCGTATAGATGCCCGGGAGAAGGCTGAGCTACGGACCATCAGGCTGTCCAGGGAGGAGTGTGGCTGTGACTGCCGTTTCTACTGTGACCCCCGTCACTGTGGCTGCAGCCAGGCTGGCATCAAGTGCCAG GTGGACAGGATGTCTTTTCCCTGTGGCTGCTCTCGTGATGGCTGTGGGAACTCGGCAGGCCGCATCGAGTTCAACCCTCTCCGCGTGCGAACACACTACATGCACACCATCATGAAGCTGGACCTGGAGAAGAGGAGGCTGCTGGGGCAGAAGGTAGGGGTCGGGGGGGAACAGTATGCAGAGTCTGACCTGCTCGCCTCCCCTTCCTCCACCAGGCCTCCCTCCCCAGAACCTGACCTGTCCACAGGGGCCAATGGACTGGACtctgagttagagagagaggtccagatgGTCCTAGAGGCTCAGGACCTCCTGACTGACCAGGCCTGCCTCGAGCGTGAGAATGAGACCGCTGTGCTCCACCTGCAAAGtgcagaggagcaggagaggatgagggaggaagaggaggaggaggaggcacagCGGGGCAGGGGGGGAGCAGGCGGCCTGGGGGAGCAGGCTTTGTGCCTTCTGCCTGGGGCCTTGCAGGGGGAGATGCCTGGGGACACAGGGGTTGGGGTGGAGGGGGTCCCTATCTCCCTCCTCCAGGGCCCGTTCCCCACTGGGGCTACCCTGCTCTGCATCACAGAGAAccaggagggagatggggagggggacaaCCCCTGTGGTGGCCTGAAAGACCCGGCCTCCTCCCTGCTCTACTACCAGATAGGTCCCATGGAGAACGAGACGTTTCACAAGTCTCTGCCTGGGCAGGAGGAGGCGTGTGTAGAGCGAGAACCAGGGGGAGGAGAGCAGCGAGGGAGGGATGAGCATGGAGGTAATACCTGCGGGCATGGTGAGGGCGAGCTTTCGCCCCCGGTGGCTCTGTGCTCAGAGAATGGCGTGGGTGCTAAGGAGTTACCATTCAGCCCCCAGCAAAGCTCCTTAGAAGGGCAGTGTCAGGAGGAGGCCTGCctggccacagaaggagagttgtaccCACCACTGCCCCCTGAGGTTTAG